Proteins from a genomic interval of Lolium perenne isolate Kyuss_39 chromosome 1, Kyuss_2.0, whole genome shotgun sequence:
- the LOC127337264 gene encoding BTB/POZ and MATH domain-containing protein 2-like produces MSFAGVSLIRDGRLWPSASATDDAAAASGYHLLVVEGYSRTKADVLNGNYIESRCFRVGGYLWTVRYYPNGLWTSHADFISAGLILAQDVAEPVKAKFEFCFIDRADKQGPSHIRRTEVFDFPIKSHGRGCPDFIRRDDFEDSEHLKDDSFTIRCDVVVIKDVDAKATASPFVTVPPPDMQRHFADLLASKEGADVTFNVGGEKLSAHRCVLAARSRVFKAELFGPMKEGKVTAGVIYVKDMESQVFRAMLAFIYTDSEPELEKGDDEDVIWRQLLVAADRYDLQRLKLVCEDKLCGFINVNTTTAILALAERHGCDGLKKACYHFLATPGNVKAVVATDGFDHLISSSPSVVKELMAMLAP; encoded by the coding sequence ATGTCATTCGCAGGCGTATCCCTGATCCGCGACGGCAGGCTATGGCCATCTGCGTCCGCCACtgacgatgccgccgccgccagtggGTACCACTTGCTCGTGGTCGAAGGCTACTCGCGCACCAAGGCCGACGTCCTGAATGGCAATTACATCGAGTCTCGCTGTTTCAGAGTTGGAGGGTATCTCTGGACTGTCCGGTACTACCCGAACGGCTTGTGGACGAGCCACGCCGACTTTATCTCCGCTGGTCTCATCCTTGCTCAGGATGTTGCAGAGCCTGTAAAAGCAAAGTTCGAGTTTTGTTTCATCGACCGGGCAGACAAGCAGGGGCCATCGCACATTCGTCGTACGGAAGTATTTGACTTCCCTATAAAATCTCACGGTAGGGGCTGCCCCGACTTTATAAGGAGGGATGACTTCGAGGATTCAGAACATCTCAAGGATGACAGTTTCACCATCAGGTGCGATGTTGTCGTCATCAAGGACGTCGACGCCAAGGCCACGGCTTCACCGTTCGTCACGGTGCCGCCGCCTGACATGCAGCGGCACTTCGCGGACCTCCTGGCGTCCAAGGAAGGCGCGGATGTGACGTTCAACGTCGGTGGAGAGAAATTATCTGCACACCGGTGCGTCCTCGCGGCCCGGTCTAGAGTCTTCAAGGCTGAGCTTTTTGGCCCGATGAAGGAGGGCAAAGTGACTGCAGGCGTCATATATGTGAAGGACATGGAGTCTCAAGTTTTCAGGGCAATGCTTGCGTTCATTTATACCGACTCGGAGCCAGAGCTAGAGAAGGGAGATGATGAAGATGTGATTTGGCGGCAGCTGCTTGTTGCGGCCGATAGGTATGATCTCCAGCGGCTGAAGCTCGTGTGTGAAGATAAGCTGTGCGGGTTCATCAATGTGAACACCACGACGGCCATCCTGGCTCTAGCTGAGCGCCATGGTTGTGATGGGCTGAAGAAGGCGTGCTACCATTTTCTGGCCACTCCAGGAAATGTTAAGGCTGTCGTGGCCACTGATGGCTTCGACCATCTGATCAGCAGCTCCCCATCTGTTGTCAAGGAGTTGATGGCCATGCTTGCTCCTTAG